In Arthrobacter citreus, a single genomic region encodes these proteins:
- a CDS encoding TetR/AcrR family transcriptional regulator yields the protein MSIKNNLDPRVVRTRQLLQDALINLLADNKDFESISVQDITKKANVNRATFYSHYEDKYQMVRQIVREKLVDLDKAMKNVNFSMYDGNQNNLEEMTLQSYYHLFEHVEKNSYFYKVLLRRQGPNLFRRRLYDVLATAFETGIKFIQPKKNKFQVPSDLLVSYISGATLSVISFWVENDMPYSKKHMAEYLLKISRNGILPTAGLENI from the coding sequence ATGTCCATAAAAAATAATCTCGACCCCCGCGTCGTTCGAACTAGACAACTTTTACAAGATGCACTAATTAATCTATTAGCTGATAATAAAGACTTCGAATCAATCAGCGTTCAAGATATCACAAAAAAGGCAAACGTTAACAGAGCAACCTTTTATAGCCACTACGAAGACAAATACCAAATGGTCCGACAAATTGTTAGAGAAAAACTTGTTGATTTAGACAAAGCAATGAAAAATGTTAATTTCAGTATGTATGACGGAAACCAGAACAATCTTGAAGAGATGACCCTGCAGTCTTACTACCATCTATTCGAACATGTCGAAAAAAACAGCTACTTCTACAAAGTCCTGCTTCGGAGACAAGGACCAAATCTATTTAGAAGAAGACTTTATGATGTACTAGCAACAGCATTCGAAACAGGCATCAAATTCATTCAACCAAAAAAGAATAAATTCCAAGTACCTAGCGACCTGCTAGTAAGTTATATTTCCGGCGCAACTCTAAGCGTAATCTCATTCTGGGTTGAAAATGACATGCCCTACTCAAAAAAACACATGGCAGAGTATTTACTAAAGATCTCAAGAAACGGAATCTTACCGACTGCAGGACTAGAAAATATTTAA
- a CDS encoding AtpZ/AtpI family protein, with translation MKKNNQHPLKAMTLMSSILAQLVGSILIGIFLGRWIDSFFKWPVPVFMIIFLLLGLFTGIYGTLKIVKQFTPGD, from the coding sequence ATGAAAAAAAACAATCAACATCCTCTTAAAGCAATGACACTCATGTCTTCAATTTTAGCTCAACTTGTCGGTTCTATTCTCATTGGAATCTTTCTAGGAAGATGGATTGATTCATTTTTTAAATGGCCAGTACCAGTATTTATGATCATATTTTTATTGTTAGGTCTTTTTACTGGCATTTATGGCACGCTCAAAATAGTTAAACAATTTACACCAGGGGACTAG
- the atpB gene encoding F0F1 ATP synthase subunit A, whose product MEHEAKGFNFIGLDFTYTNVLMTTIAAVIVFIIAVTCSRSLQIRPSGKQNFFEWIIDFVKGLINSTMDWETGGRFLTLGVTLLMYIFVSNMLGLPFDISIDGSSVWKSPTSDPVITLSLAIFIVGLSHYYGIKMRGFKAYGKGFFQPMGFLFPLKIIEELANTLTLGLRLYGNIYAGEVLLGLLATMGTHAYADSVGAGVIWTIAAAIPMIVWQGFSVFVGSIQAFIFVMLTMVYLSHKVADEH is encoded by the coding sequence TTGGAACACGAAGCTAAAGGTTTTAATTTTATTGGTTTAGATTTTACGTATACAAATGTTCTAATGACAACCATTGCTGCAGTAATCGTCTTTATCATCGCAGTTACATGCTCTAGAAGTCTACAAATACGTCCGTCAGGAAAACAAAACTTTTTTGAGTGGATTATTGACTTCGTTAAAGGCCTTATCAACAGTACAATGGATTGGGAAACTGGTGGTCGCTTCCTTACACTAGGTGTGACATTACTTATGTACATATTTGTTTCAAATATGTTAGGTCTACCGTTCGATATCTCGATCGATGGAAGCTCAGTTTGGAAATCACCTACATCAGACCCAGTCATTACTTTATCATTAGCAATCTTTATAGTTGGTTTATCACATTATTATGGTATTAAAATGAGAGGCTTTAAGGCTTACGGAAAAGGGTTTTTCCAGCCGATGGGATTCTTGTTTCCATTAAAAATTATTGAAGAATTAGCGAACACATTAACGCTAGGTCTTCGACTTTACGGTAACATTTACGCAGGGGAAGTATTATTAGGTTTACTTGCAACAATGGGTACACATGCATATGCGGATAGTGTAGGTGCAGGTGTGATTTGGACAATCGCGGCAGCAATACCGATGATTGTTTGGCAAGGATTCTCTGTATTTGTTGGTTCAATCCAAGCGTTTATCTTCGTAATGTTAACGATGGTGTACTTGTCACATAAAGTGGCGGACGAGCATTAA
- a CDS encoding F0F1 ATP synthase subunit epsilon, whose amino-acid sequence MKTMKVSIVTPNGPAYEGETEFVSTKATSGELGILPGHISTVAPLATAPVKVKTPTGTDHVAVSGGFIEIRPEAVTILAQSAEASTEIDVERAVEAKKRAEKRLQERRPDTDIKRAELALHKAMNRLNVAQYK is encoded by the coding sequence ATGAAGACAATGAAAGTCAGTATCGTCACTCCTAATGGACCGGCTTATGAAGGCGAAACAGAATTCGTTAGCACGAAAGCAACTAGTGGTGAGCTAGGTATTTTACCTGGACACATTTCAACTGTGGCACCGCTAGCAACAGCACCTGTTAAAGTAAAAACACCAACTGGAACAGATCACGTTGCAGTTAGTGGCGGATTCATTGAAATTCGACCTGAAGCCGTTACAATATTGGCTCAATCTGCTGAAGCATCAACTGAAATCGATGTTGAGCGTGCAGTAGAAGCAAAAAAACGTGCAGAAAAACGTCTACAAGAAAGACGTCCTGACACAGACATCAAACGCGCTGAACTTGCTTTACACAAAGCAATGAACCGTTTAAACGTAGCACAATATAAGTAA
- a CDS encoding F0F1 ATP synthase subunit alpha, translating to MSIKAEEISALIKKQIENYQTEIEVSDVGTVIQVGDGIARAHGLDQCMSGELVEFSNGVMGLAQNLEENNVGIIILGPYTGIKEGDEVRRTGRIMQVPVGEALVGRVVNSLGQPVDGLGPIETTKSRPIENAAPGVMARKSVHEPLQTGIKAIDALVPIGRGQRELIIGDRQTGKTAVAIDTILNQADQNMICIYVAIGQKESTVRGLVETLRKHGALDYTIVVTAPASSPAPMLYLAPFAGVTMGEEFMYNGKHVLVVYDDLSKQAVAYRELSLLLKRPPGREAYPGDVFYLHSRLLERAAKLNDELGGGSLTALPFIETQAGDISAYIPTNVISITDGQIFLQSDLFFSGVRPAINAGLSVSRVGGSAQTKAMKSVAGTLRLDLASFRELEAFAAFGSDLDKATQAKLNRGARTVEILKQGLHKPLKVEKQVTSLYALTRGHLDSVAVEDITRFEEEMLAWMDVNAKGLLDAIRDTGKLPNEADLDAAITSFKKNFIASK from the coding sequence ATGAGCATCAAAGCTGAAGAAATCAGTGCGCTGATTAAAAAGCAAATCGAAAATTACCAAACTGAAATAGAAGTTAGTGATGTTGGTACAGTTATCCAAGTTGGTGACGGTATCGCTCGTGCTCATGGTCTTGACCAATGTATGTCTGGAGAGCTAGTTGAGTTCTCTAACGGCGTTATGGGACTAGCACAAAACTTAGAAGAAAACAACGTAGGTATTATCATCTTAGGACCTTACACAGGCATTAAAGAAGGCGACGAAGTTCGTCGTACTGGACGCATCATGCAAGTACCAGTTGGTGAAGCATTAGTAGGACGTGTTGTTAACTCATTAGGTCAACCAGTTGATGGTTTAGGCCCAATCGAAACGACAAAATCTCGTCCAATCGAAAACGCTGCTCCTGGCGTAATGGCACGTAAATCAGTACATGAGCCATTACAAACAGGTATCAAAGCGATCGACGCTCTTGTACCAATCGGACGTGGACAACGTGAGTTAATCATCGGTGACCGTCAAACTGGTAAAACAGCTGTTGCAATCGATACTATCCTTAACCAAGCTGACCAAAACATGATCTGTATCTATGTTGCAATCGGTCAAAAAGAATCAACAGTTCGTGGACTTGTTGAAACTTTACGTAAGCATGGCGCTTTAGATTACACAATCGTTGTAACTGCACCTGCTTCATCTCCAGCTCCAATGTTATATTTAGCTCCTTTCGCTGGTGTAACTATGGGTGAAGAGTTTATGTACAATGGTAAACACGTATTAGTAGTATACGATGATTTATCAAAACAAGCGGTAGCTTACCGTGAGCTTTCATTACTATTAAAACGTCCTCCAGGTCGTGAAGCATATCCAGGGGATGTATTCTACTTACACTCTCGCTTATTAGAGCGTGCAGCTAAGTTAAATGATGAGTTAGGTGGCGGTTCATTAACTGCATTACCATTCATCGAAACACAAGCTGGTGATATCTCAGCTTATATTCCAACAAACGTAATCTCAATTACTGACGGACAAATCTTCTTACAGTCTGACTTATTCTTCTCTGGCGTACGTCCAGCGATCAATGCAGGTCTTTCTGTATCACGTGTTGGTGGTTCAGCGCAAACTAAGGCGATGAAATCAGTAGCAGGTACGCTACGTCTTGACTTAGCGTCATTCCGTGAGCTTGAAGCATTTGCTGCGTTCGGTTCTGACTTAGATAAAGCAACTCAAGCTAAACTTAACCGTGGTGCTCGTACAGTTGAAATCCTTAAACAAGGTTTACACAAACCTTTAAAAGTAGAAAAACAAGTAACTTCTTTATATGCACTAACACGTGGTCACTTAGACAGCGTAGCAGTTGAAGACATTACTCGTTTTGAAGAAGAAATGTTAGCTTGGATGGACGTTAACGCTAAAGGTCTTTTAGATGCTATTCGTGATACTGGTAAATTACCAAACGAAGCTGACCTTGACGCTGCAATCACAAGCTTTAAAAAGAACTTTATTGCTTCTAAATAA
- a CDS encoding DHA2 family efflux MFS transporter permease subunit, with translation MSTGMIIAYGGFCLIVFFIINRIALRNKDNNSKIDQRKETVQKEEFTKIEKTEEVKKKPVTTESNEKQSFSMGKVLTVLLLGMFVSILNQTLINVALPKLMADFNVTTSTAQWLSTGFMLVNGILIPVSAYLVETFTYRKLFIFSMIAFTVGSIICALSGNFPIMMVGRVVQAVGAGILMPLGMNIFMTIFPPEKRGAAMGLMGIAMILAPAIGPTITGYVVQDYSWHFLFYGMAVFGVIAIILANAWFRISRKRSFPTLDILGVLSSSLGFGSLLYGFSEAGNEGWGSTEVVLSLVIAFISLGLFVWRELTAKQPLINLKVFKSFSFSYTLLINLIVTTALYGGMILLPLYLQNIRGFTPIKAGLLLLPGSLIMGALGPLTGKLFDKYGIRPLAIFGLLIMTFTTYEFTKLSIDTPYLKIMFFYTLRSFGMSFIMMPIMTAGLNKLPVKMITHGTATQNTLRQVAGSVGTAILVTIMTTQTTNHLADFSNEVTSTNSFIMDWVHHTGAQLAGAAGLSSAQGGALAVTTLYSQASKLASISGINDAFIFATALSGIALVLSFFMGSTKSRKFAQPKSKNQNKQSSETIAS, from the coding sequence ATGTCTACTGGAATGATCATAGCATATGGAGGGTTTTGCTTAATTGTTTTCTTTATTATTAATCGAATTGCTTTAAGAAATAAAGATAATAATTCAAAAATAGATCAAAGAAAAGAAACAGTTCAAAAAGAAGAATTTACTAAAATAGAAAAAACTGAAGAAGTTAAGAAGAAACCAGTTACAACTGAATCGAATGAAAAGCAAAGCTTTAGTATGGGTAAAGTTTTGACGGTGCTATTACTTGGGATGTTCGTGTCTATTTTAAATCAAACATTAATAAATGTTGCTTTACCGAAGTTGATGGCAGATTTTAATGTTACAACTTCGACTGCGCAATGGCTATCTACTGGATTTATGTTGGTAAACGGTATCTTAATTCCAGTTAGTGCTTATCTAGTTGAAACATTTACTTATCGAAAGTTATTTATCTTTTCAATGATTGCCTTTACGGTTGGTTCAATTATTTGTGCTCTTTCAGGTAATTTCCCAATTATGATGGTTGGGCGCGTAGTACAAGCGGTCGGAGCAGGTATATTAATGCCTCTTGGTATGAATATCTTTATGACGATTTTCCCACCTGAAAAGCGTGGAGCTGCAATGGGATTAATGGGGATCGCAATGATCCTGGCACCAGCTATTGGTCCAACAATAACTGGTTATGTAGTTCAAGATTATTCTTGGCATTTCTTATTCTATGGAATGGCTGTGTTTGGTGTCATTGCAATCATTCTAGCTAATGCTTGGTTCCGTATTTCACGTAAACGTTCATTCCCAACTTTAGATATTTTGGGAGTGCTAAGTTCGTCACTTGGATTTGGTAGTTTATTATATGGTTTCAGTGAAGCTGGTAATGAAGGCTGGGGTAGCACAGAAGTAGTCCTATCATTAGTGATTGCGTTTATAAGCTTAGGATTATTTGTGTGGAGAGAATTAACGGCAAAACAACCATTAATTAACTTAAAAGTATTTAAATCCTTTTCTTTTTCTTACACATTATTAATTAATTTAATCGTTACAACAGCTTTATATGGAGGGATGATTTTATTACCTCTATATTTACAAAACATCCGTGGTTTTACGCCAATAAAGGCAGGTTTATTATTGCTACCTGGTTCATTAATTATGGGTGCACTTGGACCGCTTACGGGTAAATTATTCGATAAATATGGAATCCGTCCTTTAGCGATTTTTGGACTGCTTATTATGACTTTTACAACTTATGAGTTCACAAAATTGTCTATTGATACACCATATTTAAAAATTATGTTCTTCTATACTTTACGTTCATTTGGTATGTCATTTATTATGATGCCAATCATGACTGCTGGTTTAAATAAGTTGCCAGTTAAGATGATTACTCATGGTACTGCAACTCAAAATACATTACGACAAGTGGCTGGTTCGGTAGGTACGGCAATCCTTGTTACAATTATGACGACTCAAACGACAAACCATTTGGCGGACTTTTCAAATGAAGTGACTTCAACGAATTCCTTCATTATGGATTGGGTTCATCACACAGGCGCGCAGTTAGCGGGTGCGGCTGGATTAAGTTCTGCACAGGGTGGAGCATTAGCAGTTACGACGCTATATAGTCAGGCATCTAAATTAGCATCAATTAGCGGTATTAATGATGCATTTATTTTCGCAACTGCATTATCTGGTATTGCTTTAGTTCTTTCATTTTTTATGGGAAGTACAAAAAGTAGAAAGTTTGCACAACCTAAATCTAAAAATCAAAATAAGCAATCTTCAGAAACGATTGCATCTTAA
- a CDS encoding F0F1 ATP synthase subunit gamma, giving the protein MASLRDIKTKINSTKKTSQITKAMEMVSAAKLNRAEQNSKQFVPYMDKMQEVVGSVAKGVNSRHPMLVTRPVKKTGYIVITSDRGLAGAFNSNVLRAVTNTIKDRHKSNDEFAIIVLGRVGRDYFKRLGYPIVEEVLGIPDQPSFDDIQKFANRTVQMYTDGIFDELYLSYNHFVSKISQEVSEKKLLPLTDIDTGKATTNYEFEPSDDEILEVLLPQYAESLIFGALLDSKASEHASRMTAMKSATDNAKEVISKLTLHYNRARQAAITQEITEIVGGAAALG; this is encoded by the coding sequence GTGGCATCATTACGCGATATAAAAACAAAAATTAATTCAACAAAAAAGACAAGCCAAATCACAAAAGCGATGGAGATGGTTTCTGCTGCGAAATTAAACCGTGCTGAACAAAACTCAAAGCAATTTGTTCCTTACATGGACAAAATGCAAGAGGTAGTTGGTAGCGTGGCAAAAGGTGTAAACAGTAGACATCCGATGCTAGTAACTCGTCCAGTTAAAAAGACTGGTTACATTGTCATCACTTCTGACCGTGGTTTAGCTGGTGCATTTAATAGTAACGTATTACGTGCGGTAACTAATACAATTAAAGATCGCCATAAATCGAATGATGAATTTGCAATTATTGTACTAGGTCGAGTTGGACGTGACTACTTTAAGCGTTTAGGTTACCCAATCGTTGAAGAGGTTCTTGGAATTCCAGATCAACCTTCATTCGATGATATTCAAAAATTTGCTAATCGTACAGTTCAAATGTACACTGACGGCATTTTTGATGAGCTTTACTTATCATATAACCATTTCGTAAGTAAAATTTCTCAAGAGGTGTCTGAGAAAAAGCTATTACCTTTAACAGATATTGACACAGGTAAGGCAACAACTAATTACGAATTTGAACCATCTGATGATGAAATCTTAGAAGTTTTACTGCCTCAATATGCAGAAAGCTTAATCTTTGGTGCATTATTAGACAGTAAGGCTAGTGAACACGCTTCACGTATGACAGCGATGAAAAGTGCAACTGATAACGCGAAAGAAGTTATTAGTAAGCTTACTCTTCACTATAACCGTGCGCGTCAAGCAGCAATTACACAAGAAATTACTGAAATCGTCGGTGGAGCAGCAGCACTTGGCTAA
- the atpF gene encoding F0F1 ATP synthase subunit B — protein sequence MLNGSQFVLAEAGHGVPWGNVVFQLVIFLILLALLKKYALGPVMGIMKQREDHIANQLDSAEKNNADAMKLVEEQKQELVAARTEARELLEKARKQADVQREEIVAAAKAEAENLKESAKREITREKELAVQSVQQQVASLSVLIASKVLEKEVKSEDQSAIFDQYLKEVGEAK from the coding sequence GTGTTAAACGGATCACAATTCGTATTAGCTGAGGCAGGACATGGTGTACCTTGGGGCAATGTCGTGTTTCAATTAGTAATATTTCTAATTTTACTTGCTCTTCTGAAAAAGTATGCATTAGGACCTGTAATGGGAATTATGAAACAACGTGAAGATCACATCGCTAATCAATTAGATTCAGCTGAGAAAAACAACGCAGATGCAATGAAACTAGTTGAAGAGCAAAAGCAAGAGTTAGTTGCTGCTCGTACAGAAGCTCGCGAGCTTCTTGAGAAAGCTAGAAAGCAAGCTGATGTACAACGTGAAGAAATCGTTGCAGCAGCAAAAGCAGAAGCTGAAAACTTGAAAGAAAGCGCTAAACGTGAAATTACTCGTGAAAAAGAGCTTGCAGTACAATCAGTTCAACAACAAGTTGCTTCATTATCTGTATTAATTGCTTCTAAAGTACTTGAAAAAGAAGTGAAGTCTGAAGACCAATCTGCTATTTTTGATCAATATCTTAAAGAAGTAGGCGAAGCTAAATGA
- a CDS encoding ATP synthase subunit I produces the protein MQKEQLKRFVRDMLYIIALSVLGWAFTDYKTIFTGYILGTVTSFYCIWILHRKINTFFDRVLKQQKVRSLGTVICLSAVALTMVIALRYENFVSIPALTAGLMTGHLVIMIHFAIHQTSFARKRGE, from the coding sequence ATGCAAAAAGAACAATTAAAACGCTTTGTACGAGATATGTTGTATATTATTGCTTTATCCGTTTTAGGTTGGGCTTTTACCGACTATAAAACGATTTTCACAGGTTATATTCTCGGAACCGTAACTAGCTTTTATTGTATATGGATTCTACACAGAAAGATAAATACCTTCTTTGACCGAGTTTTAAAGCAACAAAAAGTTCGATCTTTAGGTACTGTAATTTGTCTTTCAGCGGTGGCTCTAACAATGGTCATCGCGCTTCGGTATGAAAACTTTGTGAGCATACCGGCACTAACTGCGGGACTAATGACAGGACATCTTGTCATTATGATACATTTTGCAATACATCAAACGTCTTTTGCAAGGAAGAGAGGTGAATAA
- a CDS encoding F0F1 ATP synthase subunit delta has translation MSNELVAKRYANALFELATEQNLVETVEHDLQVVKKEYVENLELNKFLQHPGITKESKKSVLNDTFASISETVLNLVCLLVDRQRLSTISNLVTEYVKIANETRNIADATVYSVTALSSEELEKIGALFASKLGKNSIRVKNEIDPSLIGGYKVRVGNRIFDGSLKNKLVRIERELIAK, from the coding sequence ATGAGTAACGAATTAGTTGCAAAACGCTACGCAAACGCTCTTTTTGAATTAGCTACTGAACAAAATTTAGTAGAAACTGTTGAACATGATTTACAAGTAGTGAAAAAGGAATACGTAGAAAACTTAGAATTAAATAAGTTTTTACAACATCCTGGAATCACAAAAGAAAGCAAAAAGTCTGTCTTAAATGACACATTTGCTTCAATTTCTGAAACGGTATTAAATCTAGTTTGTTTATTAGTTGATCGCCAACGCTTAAGCACTATTTCTAATTTAGTAACTGAGTATGTAAAAATTGCGAATGAAACTCGTAATATTGCAGATGCAACAGTTTACTCTGTAACGGCATTGTCTTCTGAAGAACTAGAGAAAATTGGAGCGTTATTCGCTTCTAAATTAGGTAAAAATTCAATACGTGTGAAAAACGAAATTGACCCATCATTAATCGGTGGTTACAAAGTGCGTGTTGGAAACCGTATTTTTGACGGCAGCTTAAAAAATAAACTTGTTCGAATCGAACGTGAATTAATCGCAAAATAG
- the atpD gene encoding F0F1 ATP synthase subunit beta: MSNGIITQVLGPVVDVKFENGQLPQIYNALRVRKEAGDANEVNIDLTLEVALHLGDDTVRTVAMASTDGLVRGMEAVNTGKPISVPVGDATLGRVFNVLGDNIDLNEELGEDVRRDPIHRQAPKFEELTTKVEILETGIKVVDLLAPYIKGGKIGLFGGAGVGKTVLIQELINNIAQEHGGISVFAGVGERTREGNDLYHEMSDSGVIKKTAMVFGQMNEPPGARQRVALTGLTMAEYFRDEQGQDVLFFIDNIFRFTQAGSEVSALLGRMPSAVGYQPTLATEMGQLQERITSTNKGSVTSIQAIYVPADDYTDPAPATAFAHLDATTNLERRLSEMGIYPAVDPLASTSRALNPEIVGEEHYEVARQVQSTLQRYRELQDIIAILGMDELSEEDKLVVARARRIQFFLSQNFHVAEQFTGQKGSYVPVKETVSGFKEILEGKYDTLPEDAFRLVGRIEEVVEKAKTLV, encoded by the coding sequence ATGAGCAATGGTATTATTACTCAGGTATTAGGACCGGTTGTAGACGTAAAGTTCGAAAACGGCCAATTACCACAAATATATAATGCGTTACGTGTTCGTAAAGAAGCGGGCGACGCAAACGAAGTAAACATTGATTTAACATTAGAAGTTGCTCTTCACTTAGGTGACGATACTGTTCGTACAGTTGCAATGGCTTCAACTGATGGATTAGTACGTGGAATGGAAGCAGTTAACACAGGTAAACCAATTTCGGTTCCAGTTGGTGACGCTACATTAGGACGCGTATTCAATGTATTAGGTGACAACATTGACTTAAACGAAGAACTTGGAGAAGACGTACGTCGTGACCCAATTCACCGTCAAGCACCTAAATTTGAAGAATTAACTACAAAAGTAGAAATCCTTGAAACTGGTATCAAAGTAGTAGACTTATTAGCTCCTTATATCAAAGGTGGTAAAATCGGTCTATTCGGTGGTGCAGGTGTAGGTAAAACTGTATTAATTCAAGAATTAATTAACAACATCGCACAAGAGCACGGCGGTATCTCAGTATTCGCTGGTGTAGGTGAGCGTACTCGTGAAGGTAACGACTTATACCATGAAATGAGCGATTCTGGCGTTATCAAGAAAACAGCGATGGTATTCGGACAAATGAACGAACCACCTGGTGCACGTCAACGTGTTGCCTTAACTGGTTTAACAATGGCTGAATATTTCCGTGATGAGCAAGGACAAGACGTGTTATTCTTCATCGATAACATCTTCCGTTTCACTCAAGCAGGTTCTGAGGTTTCTGCCCTATTAGGTCGTATGCCTTCTGCGGTAGGTTACCAACCAACTCTTGCTACTGAAATGGGTCAATTACAAGAGCGTATCACTTCAACAAACAAAGGTTCTGTAACTTCGATTCAAGCGATTTACGTTCCTGCCGATGACTATACGGATCCAGCACCAGCTACAGCGTTCGCTCACTTAGATGCAACAACAAACTTAGAGCGTCGTTTATCTGAGATGGGTATTTACCCAGCGGTAGATCCATTAGCATCTACATCTCGTGCATTAAACCCAGAAATCGTTGGTGAAGAGCACTATGAAGTAGCTCGTCAAGTACAATCAACTTTACAACGTTATAGAGAACTTCAAGATATCATCGCAATCTTAGGTATGGATGAGTTATCAGAAGAAGATAAATTAGTCGTAGCTCGTGCTCGTCGTATTCAATTCTTCTTATCTCAAAACTTCCACGTTGCTGAGCAATTCACAGGACAAAAAGGTTCTTACGTGCCAGTTAAAGAAACTGTTAGTGGATTCAAAGAGATCTTAGAAGGTAAATACGATACTCTTCCAGAAGATGCATTCCGTTTAGTTGGACGCATTGAAGAAGTAGTAGAAAAAGCAAAAACATTAGTATAA
- a CDS encoding HlyD family secretion protein, protein MGNMKKMVFVNIITLVILVAGGFVGYYYYDQSTSYIKTDNAKIDGQQIVISSPAAGKLDSWSGSFGKTFSPNQSIGKVLTAPQAAGDTAHEVSVSVPTNATIVQTNAIKDQLVAAGSTLGYAYNLDNLWVTANIKETQVEDVKKGQEVDVYVDAYPDTTLTGTVESVGLTTANTFSLLPSGNSNANYTKVEQVVPVRISLDHNKSFEIVPGMNASVRIHK, encoded by the coding sequence ATGGGGAACATGAAGAAAATGGTGTTTGTTAACATAATTACTTTAGTCATATTAGTTGCTGGTGGATTTGTCGGTTATTACTATTATGATCAATCTACAAGTTATATAAAAACGGATAATGCAAAAATAGATGGACAACAAATTGTTATTTCATCTCCTGCTGCTGGTAAGCTTGATTCTTGGTCAGGTTCATTTGGTAAAACATTTTCACCAAACCAATCAATCGGTAAAGTTTTAACTGCACCTCAAGCTGCTGGTGACACAGCTCATGAAGTTTCGGTTTCAGTGCCAACGAACGCTACAATTGTTCAAACAAATGCAATTAAAGACCAATTAGTTGCTGCAGGTTCAACACTTGGTTACGCATATAACTTAGATAATCTTTGGGTTACAGCAAATATTAAAGAGACTCAAGTTGAAGATGTGAAAAAAGGCCAAGAAGTTGATGTGTATGTTGATGCATATCCGGATACTACATTAACAGGAACTGTAGAGTCTGTTGGTTTAACTACTGCTAATACATTTAGTTTACTACCTTCTGGAAATTCTAATGCAAATTATACGAAAGTGGAACAGGTTGTCCCAGTAAGAATTTCTTTAGATCATAACAAGTCATTTGAAATTGTTCCAGGAATGAATGCTTCTGTTCGTATCCATAAGTAA
- the atpE gene encoding F0F1 ATP synthase subunit C, with the protein MALIAAAIAIGLGALGAGIGNGLIVSRTVEGVARQPELRSTLQALMFIGVALVEALPIIAVVIAFMAFGKA; encoded by the coding sequence ATGGCTTTAATAGCAGCGGCAATCGCAATAGGTTTAGGTGCACTAGGTGCAGGTATTGGTAACGGTTTAATTGTATCACGTACAGTAGAAGGTGTTGCTCGTCAACCAGAATTACGTTCAACTCTTCAAGCTTTAATGTTCATCGGGGTTGCATTAGTTGAGGCACTTCCAATCATCGCAGTAGTTATCGCATTCATGGCATTTGGTAAAGCTTAA